The following DNA comes from Sulfurimonas hongkongensis.
TAGGGCGAAATTATAGTCAATATATCCTTATATTATTCTTTTACTGTGCTTTATCTTTTATTTTAAACACAACTGCATATAAAAGTGGTAGATATATAAGGTTTAACACCGTTGCCCACGCTATACCAAAGCCAAGGGAAATCGCCATTGGTTGAAGTATGGTAGCTTGCCCTGAAGCAAAAAAGATTAGCGTTGAGAGTCCTAAAACTGTTGTTAGGGATGTTAAAAGGATTGGTCTTAGTCTTGTTGCAGCTCTCCTCATCAGCTCTTCGGTGTTGTCTGATTTTGTGATAAAACTTACAACTATAAGTCCATCATTTACAACAACTCCTGCAAGCCCTACTATTCCTATAAGCCCCGGCATTGTTAAATTTATGCCCATAACCCAGTGGCCAAAAAAGACTCCTAATAAAACAAGTGGTATAGTGCTTAAAACAATGAGTGATTTTTTTATAGAGTCAAAGAGCCAAACAAGAGTTATAAAAATTAAAAATATAGCTATAACAGCAGATTGAAGTAACTCTTTTATATTTTTAGTATTTTCTTTCTCTTCCCCTTTTATATCTATCTTATAACCATCTTCTTTTAGTTTGGTAAATGTTGGTTCTAACTCTTTCATCGCCTCAGATGAAGTGAGCAGTTTTTTATCCAAACTTGCCATAACCGTTCTTATTCTTATGCCATCTTCTTTTTTAAGTGCTACAAAGCCTTGAATCATAATAAACTCACAAACTTCATGCAGGGCTATAAACTTGTCAGTTGATGGTATCTGCACCTCTAAGTTTTGTATGGAGTCTATCTCTTGGTTGATTCCACTCTCTATTCTTATGCGAACAAGTCCCTCATCATTAAACATCTTTGCATACTCACCTTTTAGGTAGTAAGCACGAAGTTCTTGAGATATAAGTTCCTCGTTAAATCCCAACTCTTGCCCATACTCATTAACTCTAAGCTTTAACTCCTTTTCTCCAGGATTTGCATCATCTGAGATATTATTAACGCCTTTTATATTTTGCAGTGCATTTGAGAGATACTTTACACCCTTTAAAATTTCATCTTCGCTCTTACCACTAAGGCTTATCTCGATGTCAGATGCAACAACTCCAGCATCTGGGACTTTTACAACTAGCTCTTCATAGAGAGGATTGTTGCCTTGTTTCATCTCTCTAAATGGCTCTACTATTTTTTCTATATCTTTAGCAATATCTTGTGCTGATTTTTGTCTTGTTAGTGCATCTGCATCATATTCCAATGATAAGTATGGACTGATATAGGTATCAAAAATATTTGAAGGTGCTCTCTCTTTTAAATCTATAAATATTTGAAAGTAATTATCTCCTGTTTCAACCATATTTTTAGCATCCATCTTAAAACCGATGACTGAGGTGATGGAAGAGAAGTCTGCTTCATTAGTGTTAGCTAAAAGTTCACTCTCTAGCTCTGTTATTATCTTTTCTGTATCCTCTAGCTCACTATTTACATCAACTTTTCCATAGATATAGACCTGAGTATTGTCAAAATCGGGAAAGAGTTGAAACTTTGAGCTTTTGATAAAAACAAAGGTTAAAAGTAAGATAGAAGAGACTATAACTATTAGTGAGAGCCATTTTTGTCTGAAGAAAAAATGCAAAATATTTGAGTGCCATCTGTTTGCATTTTTCCAAAGTCTTGAAGTAAAACTCTCCTTTTTTGAAACTTTTAAAAAGTCATATGCATGAAGTGGCAAAAAGTAAAATGCTTCAAACAAAGATGAGAGCAGAAGCACTGTTATCATAATAGGGATGATTTTTATAAACATTCCCATCTCTCCACTAAGAAGCAACATAGGTAAAAATGCAAAAATAGTAGTTAGCGTAGCAGTAAGTACTGCTGGAAACATCTCAATAGATCCAACTATAGCAGCCTCTCGCCTCTCCATACCCTCTTCTAAGTGTCTGTAGATGTTCTCCGCTACAATTATCGCTTCATCGACTAACATTCCTAGAGCTATTAGAGCACCTAGAAGGGAGAGCATATTTATGGAGTCTCCCATGATGTTTGTAGCGATTAGCCCTATCATAAAACTTACAGGAATCCCGATAGCCACAACAACTGCAATCCCACGGTTTATAAAGATAAGCATAGCTACAAAGACTAACATTAAACCAAAAGAGATATTTGTAAAAACAGTGTTTAGACGATTTTTAATCCAAATAGAAGTGTCTGTATATATATCATAACTGACCCCAACACTATTTTGCGACTTCTCTTTTAGTATCTCTCTTATCTGCTTAACTAGTGCTATAGCATTTCCATTTTCAGACTTTGTAACATTGATAGATACGTTTCTCACACCATTATAGTGAGAGAGTTCAGACTCATCACTAAGCTTAAACTCTATATCTGCAATATCTCCGATGCGAACACGAGAAGAGCCTACACTTATGATGGTATCTTCAACACTTTTTTTCGTTTTTTCTCCATTAAAAGTTGAGATATATAGATGTTTGCCTCTCTCTTTTATAGTTCCTATGGGAAAGATTGAGCTTATTTTTTTTAGAGATGCAACGACTAAAGAGGGGTTTAACCCATAGGCTAAAATCTTTTGTTCTTTTAGAGTGATAACCATCTCATCATCAGCATCACCACGAATAGTAACCTCATTTAAGTCTTTTATGCGGCTTAGTTCTGTTTTTAACTCTTCTGCTAAAAGTAGAAGCTCTTTTTTACTTTTATCTCCAGCTAAAGCGATGAGAACAAGAGGAAAGTTATGTAGTTGTATCTTAGCAATTGGTTCAGCCATATCGGCTGGCAAATCTTTTCTTACACTACTAATAACATCCTTTACATCACTTAAAACAGTACTGTTTTCTGATCCTGTTTTGATATCACTTATGATGGAAAAAGAGCCATTTTTTATGGTTGTTTCTATCTTTTTTAACTCATCAACATTTTGTAGTCCATCTTCTATGGTCTTTACAACCATCTTATCAAGCACATTAGCCGAAGTTCCTGCATATCCTCCGCTTACAATTACTTTGTCCATATTCATAGGTGGAAAAATCTCTTTTGGAATGTTTATATATGCAAAGATAGAGAGTGAAAGGATAAAGGCTAAAAATATATGGTTTAAGAGTGGTTTGTCAATGGCAAACTCAATAAAGCGACGAATCATTTTCTTCCTTGGGGAGAATCTTAAAAAAGTGTGTCTAATATCTGGTTTTTATATCTGATGGACTCAACAGAAGCGTTTATAAGTTTGTTCTCCTCTACAAGCGTGTCATATTCACCTTTTAGTTTTGAGATATCTCTGCTTTTGAAGTATATACGTTGCTGTATGTAGATTTTAGGAAAGAGTGCTAAAGATATAAAACTTATAATCAAAAGCATGAAAACAAGGTACTTAAAATCAAGTCTCTTTTTTTCATTTAAAACCTCGTCGACTTCATTTAAAAGTTCATCTCTATCTTGCATAGTGAAAAACTCTCATCTTAGCACTTCTGCTTCTAGGATTTGCTTTTAGTTCATCTTCACAGGCAGTTATTGGTTTTTTACTTAGTACTTTTCCTAATGAGTTGTCTCTTGAGCAAGTGCATCTAAAGGCATCATCAAGGCAGATACAGTTTTTTGTCCACTTTGAATAAGTATGCTTTACTATTCTATCTTCAAGTGAGTGAAAGGATATGATAGCGATGATGGCATCACTAAAGTTTGCATATTCTATACTTTTTAAAAGTGATTTTAGCTCACCAAGCTCATCATTTACTTCTATGCGGATAGCCTGCATCAAAAGTGTAGCAGGATGGATTTTTTTGCCATGAGGAAGAAGATGTTTGGTAGCATCACTTAGCTCTTTTGCAGATACAAAAGGTCTAGATGAAACTATGGCAGAAGCTATTTTCTTGTAGTTTCTTAGCTCACCGTATTCTAGTAAAATCCTCTCTAGCTCCTCTTTTGAGTACTCATTTACAACTTCTTTGGCACTAAGTGCTGCACTCTTATCCATTCTCATATCTAAAGTATCGCTCTCATATGAGAAGCCTCTATCTCTTTGGTCTAGCTGCAAAGAGGAAACACCTATATCTGCTAAGATTCCCCTAATATTACTAGTTCCATATTCTGAAATTATCTCATCTATTATGTTTGAGAAGCGACCTCTTTTTATGACTACTCTATCTGCGTATGGTTGAAGTCTTTTTGTAGAGAAATCTATGGCAGTTTGGTCTTGGTCTATGGCTATGAGTTTTATATGAGGGTTTGCCTCTAGTAGCATGGAAGAGTGTCCGCCATATCCCATAGTACAGTCGATAATAATCCCCTCTTTTATATCTTTAAATGAGTCGATTACCTCTTTGTATAGTACGGGAATATGTGGGATGTCTTGCAAAAAAAACCTTTAATTATATTGGGGCAATTATACATAAATAATGTAAATTTTCATTTCAATAAAAAATCTACTTTGATAAAAAAGGTTTTTAATATCTCTTAAGCCCCTAAAGCTTTTTTAACATTTTCATCAGCCATAGTAATATTCCACGCTGGCTCCCAAACAACTTCTACATCAACGCTTTTAATGTTTGCCATCTTCTCAACTGATTCTCTTACCCACTGAACTATCATCTGGTGCATAGGACAAGCTTTTGTTGAGAGAGTCATTGTAACTTTAACATTGCCCTCATCATCACACGAAGCATCATAAATAAGCCCCATCTCCACAAGGTTAAATCCAACCTCAGGGTCAATAACCGTTGATATCGCTAAAAGTAATTCTTCTTTTGAATACATATTTAATTCCTTAATTTCATTTTGTGTTATTTATAGTTAATCATAAAAAAAACATTTCTAAAAAGTGCAAACGCACCTACAACCAAAAATGAGGCGCCCGCTTTTATCATTGTGTCATTTTGCATAAGTATTGCGAGTGCTATAATACTCACTCCTATTGCACCAAAGACAAACTGTGCATGTGAACTTTTTTTTGGTAGCATGTCTGCTAACATTGGTACTTTTTGTTTTCCAACTAGTGGCGAGAATCTCTCAAACCAGACAAGAAATGGGATTATTTTATACATATGCCCAGTTATTACAAAACCAAAAAAGCCAAAAAACATAAGCCAACCACTAGCTAGCAGTAATGGTTCATACGATATAAAGAGATAAAGTACTCCAAAGGTCACAGCAACTACCATTGAGATATATCCAAAAAAAAGTGACATAACATAGATATCTATCTCTTTTCTAGCTCTTGTTTTAAAGATAGTATAGGTCATATAGAAGTAGATAAACATAGATATAACCGCTAGTGCATAAGCTGTGTACTCTATGAAAAAGTATTGTACAAATGAAGATATCACAACCAAAACAACAGAAATGCTCATCAAAGTTATGGAGATCTCAAGCGGTCTCATTGAAAAACCATGAGACAAGCCAAACATCGGAAGCAAAACAACAGAGAGTCCCATCAGAGTCACTATAATATAACCGCCAATAACTAAATAAACGTGACTACGAAGTAGTGAAATGATATCAACTTCAATAACTCCAGCATATCCAAGTGCCATAGTAAGCCCAAAGATGATGCCAAAAAACAAAAAAGTGTTTGAGATGAGTACGCTACTTATCACTAAACTAAACTTTTTTACTTTTTTTATGGTTGAAAATATCTCCATAACAAATATCATCATAGAGATTAAAACAACGGTTCCACCATATGGCAAAAGAGCAGGATATCCTAAAAATCCAACTGCCATCAAAAGTGTGCCGATACCAAGGAGTGGCCAGATAGCATAAAAAAGCTCAACTGCAGAGTGCCCAACTTCAAGCACAACTGGAACTAACTGTGCCATAGCTCCAAATATAACCATCATCACAAATCCAAGCAAATATAGATGTACAAAACTTAAAACTTTTGTATCTTGAACAAAAAGATTGTCAGCTGTAAAGAAGAAAATGTATATAGATGCTAAGAGATAAAAGACACCTCCGAGTATAAAAAACGGAGAGATTAGCTTAAAAGGAGGTGCAAAATCTTGTGAGATGGAAAACATAAACTTAGTGACAAGCTGTCTGAGTTAGATCAGAGTCAACTCCCGCATCTACACTTGTAAATGTAACTTTAACCAAGCCACCTTCTACCTCTTCAATACTGTAAGCAATATCAGATTCAAGCTTACCAAAAAGTCCACCTGGTGCTTTATGGTTTATCATAACTAAAACATTGTTATTGTTTTTGATAAGTCTTAAACCGCTCATCGCATTTACCATAGGGTCTGGTGGTCCACACTTAGATGTGTCAAAGTAGTAAGTACTCACCCCATCTTTTACAAGTTCAAAAAAGTCAACAGTTGCTCCTGCGACTTCAATTTTTTTTGCTTCGTTTGGTATCAATGTCATGTAAATCCTTTATTTTAATAATAAGTTTATTGTAATAAAGATTTTTGCATATGACATTGATATGTGTCAACTTGTACTACATCTACCTCAAGACCCATTCTAAAGCTAAGAAAAACAATACTTTTAAAGGCTACTTAGTTATCTAGTCTGCCCACTTCCGTAGATCTTAAACTTGTAAGTTGTAAGCCCTTCTATCCCCATAGGACCACGAGCATGAAGTTTATTTGTACTGATACCAACCTCAGCACCAAAACCAAAAGATCCACCATCTGTAAAACGGGTTGAAGCATTTACATAAACAGCTGCTGCATCTATTGCACCTAAAAACTTCTCAGCAGTTGTTATATCTTCACTAATGATGGACTCTGAGTGACCTGAACCAAATCTAACGATATGCTCTATCGCACCATCAACACCATCTACCACTTTTATATTTAAGATATTTGCCAAGTATTCAGTATCAAAATCCTCTTCGGTAGCCTCTTTGACATCGATAATGGCTCTAGTTTTTGAGCAACCTTTTAACTCTGTATGAGCTTTATCAAACTCTGCTTTAATTTTTGGCAGTGCATTGTCTGCTATAACCTTATCAACTAAAAGCGTCTCCATTGCGTTACAAACACCCGGTCTTTGAGTCTTTGCGTTTATTGCGATTGCAATAGCATTGTCAAGCTTTGCATCTTTATCTATATATATGTGACATTGACCTTTATCGTGCTTTACCACACTTACAGTTGCGTTTTGGCTTACATAACTGATAAGACCTGCTCCACCGCGAGGAATAATGAGATCTACATACTTATCCATCTTTATAAGCTTTGCAACACCCTCTCTTGAAGAATCCTCTAGTAGTGAAATTAGGGCTGTTGGAAGATTATTTTTTGTTAGCACGCTTTGAAGAACTTTTGCTATAGCTTTGTTTGAGTGCTGGGCTTCTTTTCCACCTTTTAGTACACAAACATTTGAGCTTTTAAAACATAGCGCTGCTGTATCACTTGTTACATTTGGACGAGACTCATAGATGATGCCAATCACACCGATTGGAATACTTGTTTTTTCAATCTTTAGCCCCTCTTCTGTTATCCAACCATCAAGAACGCGACCAACTGGCTCTTTAAGAGCTGCTATCTCTTCTATAGCTACAGCCATCGCTTCAACTCGACTCTCATCAAGCAGAAGTCTATCTTTAAGTGCACTAGAGAGATTATTTTTATCTGCATCTGCCATATCTAGTGTATTTGCTTGAACTATCTCTTTTGTTTTTGCTCTTAGCTCGTTTGCCATCTCTCGAAGTATCGAATTTTTTTTGCTGCCACTGATGGTAGAGAGAACTCTACTTCCATCTTTTGCTTCTTTTAAAAATCTTTCCATTGCTTAATCCTTTGAGTCTATTTTTTGTCTTTAGTCTCTTCTTTTGGTATAAAGAGTGTACCTAATGTATGTGTGTCATGTAGTAAAAATTGCTCTGCTGCAGTCAAGTCAAAACCATTTGTTAAGAACATTTTTCTTCCATTTTTAAGCATAAAGTCTGCAGCTTTTAGTTTAGTAACTATTCCACCTGTCGCAAAAGGGTCATTTGGAGTTGCAGCATCTTTTAGGGAGCCTTTTGGCAGTTCATGTAAAACCTTATATATCTTAGCATCATTATGCTCTTGCGGGTTTTTATCATAATAGCCATCAATATCACTTAAAATAACTAACAAATCAGCTTTTACTGCGTGTGCAACACTTGCTGAGAGTTGGTCATTATCCCCAAATAGTTGCTCAGGAGTAGATGTTATATCATTTTCATTTATGATTGGTAATATATTATTGTTAAGATGTGCATCTATGATATCTTGAAACATTTTTGTTCTTTTTCTTGAATCAAAATCATCTTCAGTGAGAAGTATTTGAGCTGTATTTATATTGTAGATATCAAATTTTTTCTTATAGCTAGCCATGAGTATTGGCTGACCAGCAGATGCTATCGCCTTTTTGCCAATCTGTTTATTCTTATCTAACTGCAGTGCTGAGTATCCAGCAGCAACTGCACCAGAAGTTACTAATAAAACATCATACCTCGCCCTTAGCTTCACTATAAGAGTTACAAGATTTAGCATCCTCTCTTTTGCTATCTTATTTTTGTCCGTAAGCACGGCACTCCCTACTTTTATTACTAACCTGTTCATTTATCGCCTTTTATAAACTATGCTCTTTGCACAATTGTAATGTATGTTATACTAGCATAAAAACTTTAAGGGACTATTATGAGAACAATTACATTCATTGGTAATGGAAATATGGCACTAAGCATCGCAAAGGGATTAAGAGATAATTATAACATCGAAGTTGTAGGCAGAGATGCTAAAAAGCTTCAAGATTTTGAAATAGAGGTAGGAGTGAGCGTAGAGAAGCGACTTTTAGAAGGCTTTAATATGGAGGATAAAA
Coding sequences within:
- a CDS encoding efflux RND transporter permease subunit, which encodes MIRRFIEFAIDKPLLNHIFLAFILSLSIFAYINIPKEIFPPMNMDKVIVSGGYAGTSANVLDKMVVKTIEDGLQNVDELKKIETTIKNGSFSIISDIKTGSENSTVLSDVKDVISSVRKDLPADMAEPIAKIQLHNFPLVLIALAGDKSKKELLLLAEELKTELSRIKDLNEVTIRGDADDEMVITLKEQKILAYGLNPSLVVASLKKISSIFPIGTIKERGKHLYISTFNGEKTKKSVEDTIISVGSSRVRIGDIADIEFKLSDESELSHYNGVRNVSINVTKSENGNAIALVKQIREILKEKSQNSVGVSYDIYTDTSIWIKNRLNTVFTNISFGLMLVFVAMLIFINRGIAVVVAIGIPVSFMIGLIATNIMGDSINMLSLLGALIALGMLVDEAIIVAENIYRHLEEGMERREAAIVGSIEMFPAVLTATLTTIFAFLPMLLLSGEMGMFIKIIPIMITVLLLSSLFEAFYFLPLHAYDFLKVSKKESFTSRLWKNANRWHSNILHFFFRQKWLSLIVIVSSILLLTFVFIKSSKFQLFPDFDNTQVYIYGKVDVNSELEDTEKIITELESELLANTNEADFSSITSVIGFKMDAKNMVETGDNYFQIFIDLKERAPSNIFDTYISPYLSLEYDADALTRQKSAQDIAKDIEKIVEPFREMKQGNNPLYEELVVKVPDAGVVASDIEISLSGKSEDEILKGVKYLSNALQNIKGVNNISDDANPGEKELKLRVNEYGQELGFNEELISQELRAYYLKGEYAKMFNDEGLVRIRIESGINQEIDSIQNLEVQIPSTDKFIALHEVCEFIMIQGFVALKKEDGIRIRTVMASLDKKLLTSSEAMKELEPTFTKLKEDGYKIDIKGEEKENTKNIKELLQSAVIAIFLIFITLVWLFDSIKKSLIVLSTIPLVLLGVFFGHWVMGINLTMPGLIGIVGLAGVVVNDGLIVVSFITKSDNTEELMRRAATRLRPILLTSLTTVLGLSTLIFFASGQATILQPMAISLGFGIAWATVLNLIYLPLLYAVVFKIKDKAQ
- the rsmH gene encoding 16S rRNA (cytosine(1402)-N(4))-methyltransferase RsmH, yielding MQDIPHIPVLYKEVIDSFKDIKEGIIIDCTMGYGGHSSMLLEANPHIKLIAIDQDQTAIDFSTKRLQPYADRVVIKRGRFSNIIDEIISEYGTSNIRGILADIGVSSLQLDQRDRGFSYESDTLDMRMDKSAALSAKEVVNEYSKEELERILLEYGELRNYKKIASAIVSSRPFVSAKELSDATKHLLPHGKKIHPATLLMQAIRIEVNDELGELKSLLKSIEYANFSDAIIAIISFHSLEDRIVKHTYSKWTKNCICLDDAFRCTCSRDNSLGKVLSKKPITACEDELKANPRSRSAKMRVFHYAR
- a CDS encoding metal-sulfur cluster assembly factor; translated protein: MYSKEELLLAISTVIDPEVGFNLVEMGLIYDASCDDEGNVKVTMTLSTKACPMHQMIVQWVRESVEKMANIKSVDVEVVWEPAWNITMADENVKKALGA
- a CDS encoding glutamate-5-semialdehyde dehydrogenase, whose translation is MERFLKEAKDGSRVLSTISGSKKNSILREMANELRAKTKEIVQANTLDMADADKNNLSSALKDRLLLDESRVEAMAVAIEEIAALKEPVGRVLDGWITEEGLKIEKTSIPIGVIGIIYESRPNVTSDTAALCFKSSNVCVLKGGKEAQHSNKAIAKVLQSVLTKNNLPTALISLLEDSSREGVAKLIKMDKYVDLIIPRGGAGLISYVSQNATVSVVKHDKGQCHIYIDKDAKLDNAIAIAINAKTQRPGVCNAMETLLVDKVIADNALPKIKAEFDKAHTELKGCSKTRAIIDVKEATEEDFDTEYLANILNIKVVDGVDGAIEHIVRFGSGHSESIISEDITTAEKFLGAIDAAAVYVNASTRFTDGGSFGFGAEVGISTNKLHARGPMGIEGLTTYKFKIYGSGQTR
- the proB gene encoding glutamate 5-kinase, which encodes MNRLVIKVGSAVLTDKNKIAKERMLNLVTLIVKLRARYDVLLVTSGAVAAGYSALQLDKNKQIGKKAIASAGQPILMASYKKKFDIYNINTAQILLTEDDFDSRKRTKMFQDIIDAHLNNNILPIINENDITSTPEQLFGDNDQLSASVAHAVKADLLVILSDIDGYYDKNPQEHNDAKIYKVLHELPKGSLKDAATPNDPFATGGIVTKLKAADFMLKNGRKMFLTNGFDLTAAEQFLLHDTHTLGTLFIPKEETKDKK